The genomic region CACAACATTTACAATGTTTTATGAACACCTAATTATCCTGCACATTATTCTAAAGCACCTAAGTTGTATCCGCTGATGGTAATAAGATTGCAGCAAATCTAGCAATATAAATTAAGCCGGCTACCCTGCTAGTTCCTTTAATCTCGAAGTTGATCTAAGAATAGAAGATCTTGTGCTAACAGAAACAGGCGAGGAGTAGAAAGTTCATATTAATAGTGTGTTTCGGATTTTCAATAAGCATGAAAGTCAAGTTTCAGCACACTGCGTCAACAGAAATTTTTTGGTTGCAAAGGGAAGTAAAGTTCAGTTATGCGAACAAAGTTACACTCACCTGATTTAAGCGGTTAAGGCACACATTTGGAGGGCGTCCACCGGGCTGTGGGGTGAAATCCAGCACACTAGCGCCACAGTTGCTTTGGAGCAGAGTCCGAAAGTACTCCGTGCCAAGTCCTAAACACAAACACGCCAACTGTAAACACGCTCTAAGCATTATAACATCCAAATCAAAATCTGGTTACACCATACCCAGGGATGTGGCGACGAGCGCTTGGTTAACTGCATTGTGCGCAACCACAAGCACGGACTTGCCCTCGTGTGTCAGGATCCTCTCCCAGCAGCCCTGGGCTCGGTCCCAGAGCTCCCGCACTGGGTAGTGCCCATCGATGCTGCAGTCTGATGGACTCTTCTGCCACTGCTGGAACAGAGCCCCGTACTTCTCCTTCCCTTCATGCTTCAAGAGCCCCTGCAAACAAATCCCGCTCGTCAGTGTGGCATTTCCGCAGGCACCTGCCGGCTGCCAAGCATTTGCACAAACAtcaagcgagcgagcgagcgagcaggTGCCCACCTGGAAGGAATAGAGGTCGATCTCGCGGAGGTCGTAGTCCGGGATGAGGTCCTTATCGCGGCTGTCCCAGATGATCTCCGCGGTGCGGCGGGACCGGGCGAGCGGGCTGGTGAAGCAGGCGTCGAAGGAGTCGGCGAGGAGCATGAGGCGGGATGTCTCGGCCTGGGACTCCCCCTTGGGCGTGAGCACGGAGAAGTCGGAGCTCCCCTGGATGCGTCCGTCCGCGTTCCAGGTGCTCTGCCCGTGCCGCACCAGCACCACCCGCTTTGCCTCCGCCAGCGCCGGCAGCGGCGGGCGGCTCGGGGACCTATCAAGCTCTCGCACGCTCGAGCAGCGGATGCACGAGGCAGCGCTGCCACCCGGTCGCCGGTgagcggtggccggcgacggcggcggggtgggagcgaggaggagcaTTGGTGGGATTTTATCCGCCCCTCTGATTTGGACGGTACCCAGAAGGATGTGTGGTTTGGGTCGAGTTTCCCGCGAAGATGTCCCCGAAGAAGAACCCGTAGGACGCGGATTTTACAAATTACGCCTTCCATTCAAGAAGACGTATGGTACAACATAAACTATTTTTGTGTGTTGCAAAATTCTGTCAGAACATACAAGGATTTGGTGAGCACAGCAAAAACTTACATTTCGTCTTCAAACAAAACTCATCGCAACAGTTCCTTTCAGATAATAATATATAGAATGCACTTTGGTTCTTAAGGAAGGGCCTTGTCGCATATTCATCataaaatttaaattcaaatgcgCTACATCAAGGCAAGAGATAATAATCGACACACGAGAATTACATGGAAAAGAAGAAGGCAAAACACTTAGACGCTGACAAAATTGCTCGGTGGCCCCGCATAAGTAGAAAGGAATATTGCATCAGGAGTGATTCTGGTCAATTAATTGTCTTAGCAACTTAGGCACCGCCTGTCCACTGTTTGCAAGAACATCAGCCAAGGGCTTTGCATGAGCAGCATCAGTCTTAGAGACGATAACATGCACCTCCCCTGCAACCGTGTGACGAGCTATCCTGGTGAGGATCTCAACATAATCGTCAAATGAAGCAGGCAAGTCCGCGACcaacacaatctcaaattcatccacgCCTGATGTTGCCAAGCTCTCACAGCCTTTCACAAGGACATTGATAA from Triticum aestivum cultivar Chinese Spring chromosome 4A, IWGSC CS RefSeq v2.1, whole genome shotgun sequence harbors:
- the LOC123086357 gene encoding 2-carboxy-D-arabinitol-1-phosphatase-like isoform X2; amino-acid sequence: MLLLAPTPPPSPATAHRRPGGSAASCIRCSSVRELDRSPSRPPLPALAEAKRVVLVRHGQSTWNADGRIQGSSDFSVLTPKGESQAETSRLMLLADSFDACFTSPLARSRRTAEIIWDSRDKDLIPDYDLREIDLYSFQGLLKHEGKEKYGALFQQWQKSPSDCSIDGHYPVRELWDRAQGCWERILTHEGKSVLVVAHNAVNQALVATSLGLGTEYFRTLLQSNCGASVLDFTPQPGGRPPNVCLNRLNQTPNSPISAESSAGRKSSKRIILVCQGATQSSSEGSLGGVGYAPLNMLGVIQAQKTAELLLDLKVNSIICSPQVAAVDTATAICEVQEAADCLGADCVPRYVEMKNLLGLEIDDAFLTKQKSLEQIVQSGWMGGMEHQKLKTLWAQSEDAWQALVNELPEDDGAESDQVVVAIGHPAIHLGLLCRCLNLTMDYMPSFHLDDGSISVIDFPDGPKGGGIVRCTNYTAHLGRWSLPITKSTENNDEF
- the LOC123086357 gene encoding 2-carboxy-D-arabinitol-1-phosphatase-like isoform X1 → MLLLAPTPPPSPATAHRRPGGSAASCIRCSSVRELDRSPSRPPLPALAEAKRVVLVRHGQSTWNADGRIQGSSDFSVLTPKGESQAETSRLMLLADSFDACFTSPLARSRRTAEIIWDSRDKDLIPDYDLREIDLYSFQVGTCSLARSLDVCANAWQPAGACGNATLTSGICLQGLLKHEGKEKYGALFQQWQKSPSDCSIDGHYPVRELWDRAQGCWERILTHEGKSVLVVAHNAVNQALVATSLGLGTEYFRTLLQSNCGASVLDFTPQPGGRPPNVCLNRLNQTPNSPISAESSAGRKSSKRIILVCQGATQSSSEGSLGGVGYAPLNMLGVIQAQKTAELLLDLKVNSIICSPQVAAVDTATAICEVQEAADCLGADCVPRYVEMKNLLGLEIDDAFLTKQKSLEQIVQSGWMGGMEHQKLKTLWAQSEDAWQALVNELPEDDGAESDQVVVAIGHPAIHLGLLCRCLNLTMDYMPSFHLDDGSISVIDFPDGPKGGGIVRCTNYTAHLGRWSLPITKSTENNDEF